A region of Thermus oshimai DSM 12092 DNA encodes the following proteins:
- the dnaN gene encoding DNA polymerase III subunit beta, translating into MRVFIPRKTLSEGISLLERVIPSRSANPLFTYLGLEVRPQALVLFGTNGEVDLEVRLPADGEGEGRALVPAQPFFQIVRSLPGEGVEASFAQELLLSSGSFQTRLGLAPVEGYPELLFPEPTKGGEGPFPVRTQLPLGEFLKALAHVRYAASNEEYRAIFRGVQLEFGSKGVRAVASDGYRLALYDLAEPQPFERKAVVPARSVDEMVRALRGVQEAGEVHLALGPGMIGVSGGAEGGLSVRMAARLMEGEFPDYERVVPKEFALKVALEADPFREALRRVSVLSDRQNHRVDLLFTEGSKLLLSAEGDYGRSQEELSVAFEGTPLLVAYNARHLLEALGPVEGGVELLISGPTSPSLLQAGGGYRAVVAPLRV; encoded by the coding sequence ATGAGGGTGTTCATTCCAAGAAAGACCCTTTCGGAGGGGATAAGCCTTCTGGAGCGGGTTATCCCCAGCCGCAGCGCCAACCCGCTTTTCACCTACCTGGGCCTCGAGGTCCGGCCCCAGGCCCTGGTCCTCTTCGGCACCAACGGGGAGGTGGACCTGGAGGTGCGCCTGCCCGCGGACGGGGAAGGGGAGGGACGGGCCCTGGTCCCCGCCCAGCCCTTCTTCCAGATCGTGCGGAGCCTTCCCGGGGAGGGGGTGGAGGCCTCCTTCGCCCAGGAACTCCTCCTCTCCTCGGGGTCGTTCCAGACCCGCCTGGGGCTGGCCCCCGTGGAGGGGTACCCGGAACTCCTCTTCCCCGAGCCCACGAAGGGCGGGGAGGGGCCCTTTCCCGTCCGCACCCAACTGCCCCTAGGGGAGTTCTTAAAGGCCCTGGCCCACGTGCGCTACGCGGCCAGCAACGAGGAGTACCGGGCCATCTTCCGGGGGGTCCAGCTGGAGTTCGGCTCCAAGGGGGTGCGGGCCGTGGCCTCCGACGGGTACCGGCTCGCCCTCTACGACCTTGCCGAACCCCAACCCTTTGAGCGGAAGGCGGTGGTGCCCGCCCGGAGCGTGGACGAGATGGTCCGGGCCCTTCGGGGGGTACAGGAGGCGGGGGAGGTGCACCTGGCCTTAGGGCCTGGGATGATCGGGGTTTCCGGAGGGGCGGAGGGGGGCCTTTCCGTGCGCATGGCGGCCCGGCTCATGGAGGGGGAGTTCCCGGACTACGAGCGGGTGGTGCCCAAGGAGTTCGCCCTGAAGGTGGCCCTCGAGGCCGACCCCTTCCGGGAGGCTTTGAGGCGGGTGAGCGTCCTTTCGGACCGGCAAAACCACCGGGTGGACCTCCTCTTCACCGAAGGCAGCAAGCTCCTCCTCTCCGCGGAAGGGGATTACGGCCGGAGCCAGGAGGAGCTCTCCGTGGCCTTTGAGGGGACCCCCCTCCTCGTGGCCTACAACGCCCGCCACCTCCTGGAGGCCCTGGGGCCGGTGGAGGGCGGGGTGGAGCTTCTCATCTCCGGCCCCACCTCCCCCAGCCTCCTCCAGGCGGGGGGCGGCTACCGGGCGGTGGTGGCCCCCTTGAGGGTGTAA